In uncultured Ilyobacter sp., a genomic segment contains:
- the tuf gene encoding elongation factor Tu, with the protein MAKEKFSRSKPHVNVGTIGHVDHGKTTTTAAISKVLSDKGLAKKVDFANIDQAPEERERGITINTAHIEYETANRHYAHVDCPGHADYVKNMITGAAQMDGAILVVSAADGPMPQTREHILLSRQVGVPYIVVYLNKADMVDDEELLELVEMEVRELLSDYGFPGDDIPVIAGSSLGALNGEAQWVAKIEELMEAVDSYIPSPERAVDQPFLMPVEDVFTITGRGTVVTGRVERGIIKVGEEIEIIGIKDTQKAVCTGVEMFRKLLDQGEAGDNIGALLRGIKKEDVERGQVLAKPGTITPHTGFTSEVYVLTKEEGGRHTPFFSGYRPQFYFRTTDITGAINLPEGVEMVMPGDNIEMTVELIHPIAMEEGLRFAIREGGRTVASGVVATITK; encoded by the coding sequence ATGGCTAAGGAAAAATTTTCAAGATCAAAACCCCATGTAAATGTAGGGACAATAGGACACGTTGACCATGGAAAGACAACAACAACTGCAGCAATCTCAAAAGTACTTTCTGACAAAGGACTAGCAAAGAAAGTAGACTTTGCAAACATTGACCAGGCACCAGAAGAGAGAGAAAGAGGAATCACAATCAATACAGCTCATATCGAGTATGAAACAGCAAACAGACACTACGCTCACGTTGACTGTCCAGGCCATGCTGACTACGTAAAGAACATGATCACAGGAGCAGCTCAAATGGATGGAGCTATCCTAGTAGTATCAGCAGCAGACGGACCAATGCCTCAAACAAGAGAGCATATCCTTCTTTCAAGACAGGTAGGAGTACCTTACATCGTAGTATACCTAAACAAAGCAGATATGGTAGATGACGAAGAGTTACTAGAATTAGTAGAGATGGAAGTAAGAGAACTTCTATCAGACTACGGATTCCCAGGAGACGACATTCCTGTAATCGCAGGATCATCATTAGGAGCGCTTAACGGTGAAGCTCAATGGGTAGCTAAAATCGAAGAGCTTATGGAAGCAGTAGATTCTTACATTCCATCACCAGAAAGAGCAGTAGATCAGCCATTCCTAATGCCAGTAGAAGACGTATTCACTATCACAGGTAGAGGAACAGTTGTAACTGGAAGAGTAGAAAGAGGAATCATCAAAGTCGGAGAAGAGATCGAGATAATCGGAATCAAAGACACACAAAAAGCAGTTTGTACAGGAGTAGAGATGTTCAGAAAGCTTCTTGATCAAGGAGAAGCAGGAGATAACATCGGAGCACTACTAAGAGGAATCAAGAAAGAAGACGTAGAAAGAGGACAAGTTCTAGCTAAGCCAGGAACAATCACTCCACATACAGGCTTCACATCAGAAGTATATGTACTAACAAAAGAAGAGGGAGGAAGACATACTCCATTCTTCTCAGGATATAGACCACAATTCTACTTCAGAACGACAGATATCACAGGAGCAATCAACTTACCAGAAGGTGTAGAGATGGTAATGCCTGGAGATAACATCGAGATGACAGTAGAGCTGATTCACCCAATCGCGATGGAAGAAGGATTAAGATTCGCAATAAGAGAAGGTGGAAGAACAGTAGCTTCTGGAGTAGTTGCTACAATCACTAAATAA
- the rpsN gene encoding 30S ribosomal protein S14, whose amino-acid sequence MAKKSMIARDVKRAELCDKYAAKRAELKKRVNDGDMEAAFELNKLPKNASPVRKRNRCQLDGRPRGYMREFGISRVKFRQLAGAGLIPGIKKSSW is encoded by the coding sequence ATGGCTAAAAAGTCAATGATCGCTAGAGACGTCAAGAGAGCCGAACTTTGCGATAAATACGCTGCTAAAAGAGCAGAATTGAAAAAAAGAGTAAATGACGGTGATATGGAAGCTGCATTTGAGCTTAATAAATTACCAAAAAATGCGTCACCTGTGAGAAAAAGAAACAGATGTCAATTAGACGGTAGACCAAGAGGGTACATGAGAGAATTTGGAATCTCGAGGGTAAAATTTAGACAATTAGCCGGTGCTGGTTTAATCCCTGGTATTAAAAAGTCATCTTGGTAA
- the fusA gene encoding elongation factor G, translating to MARKVSLDKTRNIGIMAHIDAGKTTTTERILLYTGITHRIGEVHDGAATMDWMEQEQERGITITSAATTCFWREHRINIIDTPGHVDFTVEVERSLRVLDGSVAVFSAVDGVQPQSETVWRQADKYGVPRMAFFNKMDRVGADFDMCVTDIREKLGSNPVPVQLPIGAEDQFEGIIDLIQMKEIKWPLDTETGQDFTVVEIRDELVEKAEEARNFMLESIVETDDDLMEKFFGGEEITQEELVAGLRKATIANLIVPVTCGTAFKNKGVQPLLDAVVDLMPSPVDIGAIKGTDVKDDEKEMTRVPGDDQPFSALAFKIMTDPFVGKLAFFRVYSGIIEKGTSVLNSTKGKKERVGRILQMHANNREELSVVYCGDIAAAVGLKETTTGDTLCDMDQPIILEKMEFPEPVISVAVEPKTKVDQEKMGIALGKLAEEDPTFRVKTDEETGQTIISGMGELHLDILVDRMKREFKVESTVGKPQVAYRETITTNIDHDVKYAKQSGGRGQYGHVKIKVDPNPGKGFEFINKVTGGAIPREYIPAVERGCKEALESGVVAGYPMEDVKVVLYDGSYHEVDSSEMAFKIAGSMAVKQAAAKCNPVILEPVFKVEVTTPEEYMGDLIGDLNSRRGMVSGMTDRNGAKIINAKVPLSEMFGYATELRSKSQGRATYAMEFSEYAQVPASIQKSIQEARGK from the coding sequence ATGGCTAGAAAAGTTTCTTTGGACAAAACAAGAAACATCGGTATCATGGCCCACATCGACGCAGGTAAAACTACAACCACAGAAAGGATCCTTCTTTACACAGGGATTACTCACAGAATTGGTGAAGTACACGACGGTGCGGCTACAATGGACTGGATGGAGCAAGAGCAAGAAAGAGGAATAACTATCACTTCAGCAGCGACAACTTGTTTCTGGAGAGAGCATAGGATAAATATAATAGACACACCAGGGCACGTGGACTTTACTGTTGAGGTTGAAAGATCGCTAAGAGTACTAGACGGTTCTGTAGCTGTGTTCTCAGCAGTTGACGGGGTTCAGCCGCAATCAGAAACAGTTTGGAGACAAGCGGATAAGTACGGAGTACCTAGAATGGCTTTCTTCAATAAGATGGATAGAGTCGGTGCAGACTTTGATATGTGTGTAACAGATATCAGGGAAAAGCTAGGATCAAATCCTGTACCTGTTCAGCTTCCTATCGGAGCAGAAGACCAATTTGAGGGTATAATTGACCTTATTCAGATGAAAGAGATCAAGTGGCCTCTAGATACTGAAACAGGACAAGATTTCACAGTTGTTGAAATAAGAGATGAGCTTGTTGAAAAGGCTGAAGAAGCTAGGAATTTCATGCTTGAATCTATAGTTGAGACTGATGATGATCTTATGGAAAAGTTCTTCGGTGGAGAAGAAATTACTCAAGAAGAGTTGGTAGCTGGTCTTAGAAAAGCTACTATAGCAAACTTAATAGTTCCTGTAACTTGTGGAACTGCATTTAAAAATAAAGGGGTTCAGCCACTTCTAGATGCAGTAGTTGACCTTATGCCTTCTCCAGTAGACATTGGAGCTATAAAAGGAACAGATGTAAAGGATGACGAAAAAGAAATGACAAGAGTTCCAGGGGACGATCAACCATTCTCTGCTCTTGCATTTAAAATAATGACTGACCCATTTGTTGGAAAACTTGCGTTCTTCAGAGTTTATTCTGGAATTATAGAGAAGGGAACTTCTGTTCTTAACTCAACAAAAGGTAAAAAAGAAAGAGTAGGAAGAATACTACAGATGCATGCGAACAACAGAGAAGAGCTAAGTGTAGTATACTGTGGAGATATCGCAGCAGCGGTAGGTCTAAAAGAAACTACTACTGGAGACACTCTTTGTGACATGGATCAACCAATCATACTTGAGAAAATGGAGTTCCCTGAGCCAGTTATCTCAGTAGCGGTAGAACCTAAGACTAAAGTTGACCAAGAGAAAATGGGAATAGCCCTTGGTAAATTAGCAGAAGAGGATCCTACATTCAGAGTTAAAACAGACGAAGAGACAGGTCAAACTATCATATCTGGAATGGGTGAACTTCACCTAGATATACTTGTAGATAGAATGAAAAGAGAATTCAAGGTTGAGTCTACTGTTGGTAAACCTCAAGTTGCCTACAGAGAAACTATCACAACCAATATTGACCACGATGTTAAATATGCTAAGCAATCAGGTGGTAGAGGTCAATACGGACATGTTAAAATAAAAGTAGATCCAAATCCAGGAAAAGGATTTGAGTTTATCAATAAAGTTACTGGTGGAGCTATCCCAAGAGAGTACATCCCTGCAGTTGAAAGAGGATGTAAAGAAGCTCTAGAAAGTGGAGTTGTAGCTGGATACCCAATGGAAGATGTAAAAGTAGTACTTTATGATGGATCATACCATGAGGTCGATTCATCAGAGATGGCATTTAAAATTGCGGGATCTATGGCGGTTAAACAAGCAGCGGCTAAGTGTAACCCTGTAATTCTTGAGCCTGTCTTTAAAGTAGAAGTTACTACTCCAGAGGAGTATATGGGAGACCTTATAGGAGATCTCAACTCTAGAAGAGGTATGGTTTCTGGAATGACTGACAGAAACGGAGCTAAAATCATCAATGCAAAAGTGCCACTTTCAGAAATGTTTGGTTACGCAACTGAACTTAGATCTAAATCTCAAGGAAGAGCTACTTATGCAATGGAATTTTCTGAATATGCTCAGGTACCTGCTAGTATTCAAAAAAGTATCCAAGAAGCGAGAGGGAAGTAA
- the rplD gene encoding 50S ribosomal protein L4, producing MAVLNIYNLAGDQTGTLEVKDTVFGIEPNKAVLHEVLTAELAAARQGTAATKTRAMVRGGGRKPFKQKGTGRARQGSTRAPHMVGGGVTFGPQPRSFEKKVNKKVRKVALKSALSAKVAEGSIVVLDGAIEAPKTKTIMALTKALEANTKQLFVVNDLANDADFNLYLSARNLENAVVLQPNELGVYWLLKQNKVIITKEALATIEEVLG from the coding sequence ATGGCAGTTTTAAACATATATAACTTAGCAGGAGATCAAACTGGAACTCTTGAAGTTAAAGATACAGTGTTCGGAATCGAGCCAAACAAAGCGGTACTTCATGAAGTGTTGACTGCTGAACTAGCAGCTGCCAGACAAGGAACTGCTGCTACGAAAACAAGAGCAATGGTTAGAGGTGGAGGAAGAAAACCTTTCAAACAAAAAGGTACAGGTAGAGCTAGACAAGGTTCTACGAGAGCCCCTCACATGGTAGGTGGAGGAGTTACATTCGGACCTCAGCCTAGAAGTTTCGAAAAGAAAGTCAACAAAAAAGTTAGAAAAGTTGCACTTAAGTCAGCTTTATCTGCTAAAGTTGCAGAAGGGAGCATTGTAGTTTTAGATGGAGCTATCGAAGCGCCTAAAACAAAGACTATAATGGCTCTAACAAAAGCTTTAGAAGCTAACACAAAGCAACTGTTTGTTGTTAATGATCTTGCTAACGATGCAGATTTCAACCTGTATCTGTCAGCTAGAAACCTTGAAAATGCAGTTGTACTTCAACCAAATGAACTTGGTGTTTACTGGCTTCTCAAGCAAAACAAGGTGATCATAACAAAAGAAGCACTAGCTACTATTGAGGAGGTGCTTGGATAA
- the rplN gene encoding 50S ribosomal protein L14, producing the protein MVQQQTILNVADNSGAKKIMVIRVLGGSRRRFGKIGDIVVASVKEASPGGNVKKGDVVKAVIVRTRKELRREDGSYIKFDDNAAVVLNNNLEARATRIFGPVARELRAKNFMKIVSLAPEVL; encoded by the coding sequence ATGGTACAACAACAAACTATCCTTAATGTTGCTGATAATTCTGGTGCTAAAAAAATAATGGTAATCAGAGTACTAGGTGGTTCTAGAAGAAGATTTGGTAAAATCGGTGACATTGTTGTGGCATCAGTAAAAGAGGCATCACCTGGCGGAAACGTTAAAAAAGGAGATGTAGTAAAAGCTGTTATAGTTAGAACAAGAAAAGAATTAAGAAGAGAAGATGGTTCTTACATCAAATTTGATGATAATGCTGCAGTTGTATTAAACAACAACTTAGAAGCAAGAGCTACAAGAATCTTTGGCCCAGTTGCAAGAGAGCTAAGAGCTAAAAACTTTATGAAAATAGTTTCCCTTGCACCAGAAGTATTATAA
- the rpsJ gene encoding 30S ribosomal protein S10, translating into MASNKLRIYLKAYDHALLDQSAKRIAEVAKKSGAEIAGPMPLPTKIKKYTVLRSVHVNKDAREQFEMRVHKRMVEIKNSSQKTISSLTAVNLPAGVGIEIKQA; encoded by the coding sequence ATGGCTTCTAATAAATTAAGAATCTATTTAAAAGCTTATGATCACGCATTGTTGGATCAATCAGCGAAGAGAATTGCTGAAGTTGCTAAAAAGTCTGGTGCGGAAATCGCAGGACCTATGCCACTACCAACAAAGATTAAAAAGTACACAGTACTTAGATCTGTACACGTGAACAAAGATGCTAGAGAGCAGTTCGAAATGAGAGTGCATAAAAGAATGGTAGAGATCAAAAACTCAAGCCAGAAGACAATCTCTTCATTAACAGCGGTTAACTTACCAGCTGGTGTTGGAATCGAAATTAAGCAGGCTTAA
- the rplE gene encoding 50S ribosomal protein L5, with amino-acid sequence MSKYVSRYHKFYNEEIVATLLKELGLKNVMECPKLEKIVVNMGVGEATQNSKLIDAALNDLTIISGQKPIVRKARKSEAGFKLREEMPIGVKVTLRKERMYDFLDRLVNVVLPRVRDFEGVSANAFDGRGNYSIGLRDQLVFPEIDYDKVDKLLGMSITIVSSSKSDEEGRALLKAFGMPFKK; translated from the coding sequence GTGTCTAAATACGTTTCTAGATATCATAAGTTTTACAATGAAGAAATAGTTGCTACTCTTCTGAAAGAGTTAGGACTAAAAAATGTAATGGAATGCCCTAAGCTAGAAAAAATCGTAGTTAACATGGGTGTAGGCGAAGCTACTCAAAACTCAAAGCTTATCGATGCAGCCCTAAATGATCTTACAATTATTTCTGGACAGAAGCCAATAGTTAGAAAAGCTAGAAAGTCTGAAGCAGGATTCAAACTTAGAGAAGAAATGCCTATCGGTGTAAAAGTAACTCTAAGAAAAGAAAGAATGTACGACTTTTTAGATAGATTAGTAAACGTAGTGCTTCCAAGGGTTAGAGATTTCGAAGGAGTTTCTGCAAATGCTTTTGACGGAAGAGGAAACTATTCTATAGGTCTTAGAGACCAATTAGTTTTCCCTGAAATCGATTATGATAAAGTTGATAAACTACTTGGAATGTCTATCACTATCGTTTCTTCTTCCAAATCGGATGAAGAAGGAAGAGCATTACTTAAGGCTTTCGGAATGCCTTTTAAAAAGTAA
- the rplB gene encoding 50S ribosomal protein L2: protein MAIKKMKAMTNGTRHMSKIVNKELDMVRPEKSLTVPLKSAYGRDNYGHRTARNRQKGHKRLYRLIDFKRNKLDIPAKVATIEYDPNRTANIALLFYADGEKRYILAPKGLKKGDVVMAGSNAEVKPGNAMKLKDLPVGTQLHNIELQIGRGGQLVRSAGTAARLMAKEGTYCHVELPSGEVRLIHKECMATVGEVGNSEHQLVSIGKAGRNRHMGRRPHVRGSVMNPVDHPHGGGEGRAPVGRKGPVTPWGKPTLGYKTRGKKSSDKFIVRRRNQK from the coding sequence ATGGCAATCAAGAAAATGAAAGCTATGACTAACGGTACAAGACATATGTCTAAAATTGTCAACAAAGAGTTAGACATGGTAAGACCTGAAAAGTCTTTAACTGTACCTTTAAAATCTGCTTATGGTAGAGATAACTACGGGCACAGAACAGCTAGAAATAGACAAAAAGGACACAAAAGACTTTACAGGCTAATAGATTTCAAAAGAAACAAATTAGATATCCCAGCAAAAGTAGCAACTATTGAGTATGATCCAAATAGAACTGCGAACATAGCTCTACTATTTTATGCTGATGGAGAAAAGAGATACATACTAGCACCTAAAGGACTAAAGAAAGGTGACGTAGTAATGGCTGGTTCAAATGCTGAAGTTAAGCCAGGAAATGCTATGAAACTTAAGGATCTTCCTGTAGGAACACAACTCCATAACATAGAGCTTCAAATCGGAAGAGGTGGACAGCTAGTAAGATCTGCAGGAACTGCTGCAAGGCTTATGGCGAAAGAAGGGACTTACTGTCATGTAGAACTACCTTCTGGAGAAGTTAGACTTATCCACAAAGAGTGTATGGCGACTGTTGGTGAAGTAGGAAATTCTGAACATCAACTAGTTAGCATCGGTAAAGCTGGTAGAAATAGACATATGGGTAGAAGACCTCATGTAAGAGGATCTGTAATGAATCCTGTTGATCACCCTCACGGTGGTGGAGAAGGAAGAGCACCTGTTGGTAGAAAAGGACCAGTTACTCCTTGGGGTAAACCGACACTTGGATACAAAACTAGAGGAAAGAAATCTTCGGATAAATTTATCGTAAGAAGAAGAAACCAAAAGTAA
- the rplX gene encoding 50S ribosomal protein L24 has protein sequence MHVKTGDTVYVISGKDKGKTGKVLQVFTKKGKVVVEGINVVTKHMKPTPMNPQGGVVTKPAPIFSSKVMLFDEKAGKPTKTGFKFVDGKKVRYSKVSGEVL, from the coding sequence ATGCACGTTAAGACTGGAGACACAGTTTATGTGATTTCAGGAAAAGATAAAGGTAAGACTGGAAAAGTACTACAAGTTTTTACTAAAAAAGGTAAAGTTGTAGTAGAGGGAATAAACGTAGTAACTAAGCATATGAAGCCAACTCCAATGAACCCACAAGGTGGAGTTGTAACTAAACCAGCTCCTATTTTCTCATCAAAAGTTATGCTGTTTGATGAGAAAGCTGGAAAACCTACAAAAACTGGATTTAAATTTGTGGACGGGAAAAAAGTAAGATACTCAAAAGTATCGGGAGAAGTTTTATAA
- the rpmC gene encoding 50S ribosomal protein L29, with protein MRAKEIKEISTEDLVVKCKELKEELFNLKFQLSLGQLTNTAKIRQVRRDIARIKTDLNER; from the coding sequence ATGAGAGCTAAAGAGATAAAAGAGATATCAACTGAAGACTTAGTTGTTAAATGCAAAGAGCTTAAGGAAGAACTTTTCAACCTAAAGTTCCAACTTTCATTAGGTCAACTTACTAACACTGCTAAAATCAGACAAGTTAGAAGAGACATTGCAAGAATTAAAACTGACTTAAACGAAAGATAA
- the rpsG gene encoding 30S ribosomal protein S7, whose amino-acid sequence MSRRRAAVKRDVLPDSRYGDKVVTKFINSIMLDGKKSLAETIFYGAMDLIKEKTGQEGYEVFKTAIDNIKPQVEVRSRRIGGATYQVPVEVRIERQQTLALRWLTTYTRQRKEYGMMEKLAAELIAAGNNEGATVKKKEDTYKMAEANRAFAHYKW is encoded by the coding sequence ATGTCAAGAAGAAGAGCAGCGGTAAAGAGAGATGTATTACCTGATTCTAGGTATGGAGATAAAGTTGTAACTAAGTTTATCAATTCAATAATGCTAGATGGAAAAAAGTCACTTGCAGAAACTATCTTTTATGGAGCGATGGACCTAATTAAAGAAAAAACTGGTCAAGAAGGATACGAAGTATTCAAAACAGCTATAGATAACATCAAACCACAAGTTGAAGTAAGATCTAGAAGAATTGGTGGAGCTACATACCAAGTACCTGTAGAAGTAAGAATAGAGAGACAACAAACTCTAGCTCTTAGATGGTTAACAACTTACACAAGACAGAGAAAAGAATACGGTATGATGGAGAAGCTTGCAGCTGAATTAATTGCAGCAGGAAACAACGAGGGAGCAACTGTTAAGAAAAAAGAAGATACTTATAAAATGGCAGAAGCAAATAGAGCGTTCGCACACTATAAGTGGTAA
- the rplV gene encoding 50S ribosomal protein L22: protein MEARATTKYVRLSPQKARLVADLVRGKSALEALDILQFANKKAATVIKKTLASAIANATNNFDMDEEKLVVSTIMINQGPVLKRIMPRAMGRADIIRKPTAHIVVAVSEK from the coding sequence GTGGAAGCTAGAGCAACGACCAAATATGTAAGACTATCTCCTCAAAAAGCTAGACTAGTAGCTGACTTAGTGAGAGGTAAATCAGCTTTAGAAGCGTTAGACATATTACAGTTCGCAAACAAAAAAGCTGCGACGGTTATCAAAAAAACATTAGCATCAGCAATTGCTAATGCGACTAATAACTTTGATATGGATGAAGAAAAATTAGTTGTATCTACAATAATGATAAATCAAGGTCCGGTTCTTAAAAGAATCATGCCAAGAGCTATGGGAAGAGCTGATATAATCAGAAAACCTACAGCACATATTGTAGTAGCAGTATCTGAAAAGTAG
- the rpsS gene encoding 30S ribosomal protein S19 has product MARSLKKGPFCDHHLMKKVEEAIASNNTKAVIKTWSRRSTIFPNFIGLTFGVYNGKKHIPVHVTEQMVGHKMGEFAPTRTYYGHGVDKKKKKK; this is encoded by the coding sequence ATGGCAAGATCATTAAAAAAAGGACCTTTCTGTGACCACCACTTAATGAAAAAAGTTGAAGAGGCAATCGCTTCTAATAATACAAAAGCAGTAATTAAAACTTGGTCAAGAAGATCGACAATATTCCCTAACTTCATCGGTTTAACTTTTGGAGTATATAACGGAAAAAAACATATACCAGTACACGTAACTGAACAAATGGTAGGACATAAAATGGGAGAATTTGCTCCAACAAGAACTTACTATGGTCACGGTGTAGACAAGAAGAAAAAGAAGAAGTAA
- the rpsQ gene encoding 30S ribosomal protein S17 — MRNDRKVREGIVVSDKMDKTIVVLEEAMKLHPIYKKRMKSSNKFKAHDENNVAKTGDKVKIMETRPLSKDKRWRLVEIIEKAK; from the coding sequence TTGAGAAACGATAGAAAAGTTAGAGAAGGTATTGTTGTTTCTGACAAGATGGACAAAACCATCGTTGTTTTAGAAGAAGCGATGAAACTACACCCAATCTACAAGAAGAGAATGAAATCATCAAACAAGTTCAAAGCTCACGATGAAAATAATGTAGCTAAAACTGGTGATAAAGTTAAAATTATGGAAACTAGGCCATTATCTAAAGATAAGAGATGGAGACTAGTTGAGATTATAGAAAAGGCTAAATAA
- the rplP gene encoding 50S ribosomal protein L16 yields the protein MLMPKRTKHRKMFRGRMKGKAQKGNTVAFGDFGLMAMEPHWITNRQIESCRVAINRTFKREGTTYIRIFPDKPITARPAGVRMGKGKGNVEGWVAVVKPGRIMFEVAGVTEEKAMQALRKATMKLPIKCKIVKRENGGETNES from the coding sequence ATGTTAATGCCTAAAAGAACTAAACACAGAAAAATGTTTAGAGGTAGAATGAAAGGTAAAGCACAAAAAGGTAATACTGTTGCTTTTGGAGATTTTGGACTAATGGCAATGGAGCCTCATTGGATTACTAATAGACAGATTGAATCTTGTAGAGTAGCTATCAACAGAACCTTCAAAAGAGAGGGTACTACTTATATCAGGATATTCCCTGACAAACCTATAACTGCAAGACCTGCAGGGGTTAGAATGGGTAAAGGTAAAGGAAACGTTGAAGGTTGGGTAGCAGTTGTAAAACCTGGAAGAATTATGTTTGAAGTTGCAGGAGTAACTGAAGAGAAGGCTATGCAGGCATTAAGAAAAGCTACTATGAAACTACCTATCAAATGTAAAATTGTAAAAAGAGAGAATGGTGGTGAAACTAATGAGAGCTAA
- the rplC gene encoding 50S ribosomal protein L3, translated as MAGILAKKIGMTQIFENGKFVPVTVVEAGPNFVLQKKTEEKDGYTALQLGFDEKKEKNTTKPMMGIFNKAGVKPLRFVRELKADSVEGYELGQEIKVDILDGVEFVDIRGTSKGKGTAGVMKRHNFSGNRATHGVSRNHRLGGSIGQSSFPSKVLKGLKMAGRYGNAAVTVQNLKVVKVDVENNLLLIKGAVPGPKNGYIVVKPAIKK; from the coding sequence ATGGCAGGAATTTTAGCTAAAAAAATTGGAATGACTCAAATTTTCGAAAATGGAAAATTTGTTCCAGTAACAGTTGTAGAAGCGGGTCCTAACTTTGTTCTTCAGAAAAAAACTGAGGAAAAAGACGGGTACACTGCTCTTCAATTAGGATTTGACGAAAAGAAAGAAAAAAACACTACTAAACCAATGATGGGTATCTTTAACAAGGCTGGCGTTAAACCGTTAAGATTTGTTAGAGAACTTAAGGCTGATTCAGTAGAAGGATATGAATTAGGACAAGAAATCAAAGTTGACATATTAGATGGTGTTGAGTTTGTAGATATCAGAGGAACTTCTAAAGGTAAAGGTACTGCAGGGGTTATGAAAAGACATAATTTCTCAGGAAACAGAGCCACTCACGGGGTTTCTAGAAACCACAGACTTGGAGGTTCTATCGGACAATCATCGTTCCCTTCAAAAGTATTGAAAGGTCTAAAGATGGCTGGAAGATATGGAAATGCTGCAGTGACAGTTCAGAACCTAAAAGTAGTAAAAGTTGATGTAGAAAACAACTTGTTACTAATAAAAGGTGCGGTTCCTGGACCGAAGAACGGTTACATTGTAGTAAAGCCAGCTATAAAAAAATAA
- the rpsC gene encoding 30S ribosomal protein S3: MGQKVDPRGLRLGITRTWDSNWYADKKEYAKYFHEDITIREVIKKTYYHAGISKIRIERTSPSHVVVFIHTAKAGIVIGRKGAEIESLKRKLEKLTGKKLTIKVQEEKGFNTDAVLVAENIATGIERRVAYKRAINQAVMRAMRAGAKGIKIMASGRLNGAEIARSEWVVEGKVPLHTLRADIDYATATAQTTYGALGIKVWIFHGEVLPSKKEGGDK, from the coding sequence GTGGGACAAAAGGTAGATCCTAGAGGTTTAAGACTTGGAATAACAAGAACTTGGGACTCTAACTGGTATGCAGATAAAAAAGAATATGCTAAGTACTTCCATGAAGATATAACTATCAGAGAAGTTATCAAGAAGACTTATTATCACGCAGGGATTTCTAAGATCAGAATAGAAAGAACTTCACCTTCACACGTGGTTGTTTTTATTCATACAGCAAAAGCAGGTATAGTGATCGGAAGAAAAGGTGCTGAAATAGAGTCTCTTAAGAGAAAGTTAGAAAAACTGACTGGAAAGAAACTTACAATAAAAGTACAAGAAGAGAAAGGGTTCAATACAGACGCAGTTCTTGTTGCTGAGAATATCGCAACTGGAATCGAGAGAAGGGTTGCTTATAAAAGAGCGATCAATCAAGCTGTAATGAGAGCTATGAGAGCAGGAGCTAAAGGTATAAAAATAATGGCTTCTGGAAGACTTAATGGTGCTGAGATAGCTAGAAGCGAATGGGTAGTAGAAGGGAAAGTACCTCTACATACATTGAGAGCTGACATCGACTACGCAACAGCGACAGCACAAACAACTTACGGAGCGCTTGGAATTAAAGTTTGGATCTTCCATGGAGAAGTTCTTCCAAGTAAGAAGGAAGGAGGCGACAAGTAA
- the rplW gene encoding 50S ribosomal protein L23: MTVYDIVKKPIITEKTELLRREFNRYTFEVTPKANKIQIKKAVEEIFNVKVESVATLNIKPVVKRHGAKLYKTQAKKKAVVKLAEGNTITYFQNV, from the coding sequence ATGACTGTTTATGATATAGTAAAAAAACCAATCATCACAGAAAAAACTGAACTTCTTAGAAGGGAGTTCAACAGATATACTTTTGAAGTAACACCTAAAGCTAATAAAATTCAAATCAAAAAAGCTGTGGAAGAAATTTTTAATGTAAAGGTTGAATCTGTAGCTACTCTCAACATTAAACCTGTTGTGAAAAGACACGGAGCAAAACTTTACAAGACACAGGCTAAGAAAAAAGCTGTCGTAAAGCTTGCTGAAGGTAATACAATAACTTACTTTCAAAATGTTTAA